One region of Camelus bactrianus isolate YW-2024 breed Bactrian camel chromosome 20, ASM4877302v1, whole genome shotgun sequence genomic DNA includes:
- the TAP2 gene encoding antigen peptide transporter 2, which produces MRLSDLRPWASLLLADSALLWLLRGPLGALLPPGLLGLWLEGALRLGGLWWLLRLGGLLGFVGALLPPFCLVTPLFLSLRALVPGALSAPPARVASASWSWLLLGSGAAGLSWAVWAVLGAPGPQERERDQENNRAFMWRLLQLSRPDLPLLAAAFFFLVLAVLGETLIPYYSGRVIDILGGDFDPDAFVSAIFFMCLFSVGSSLSAGCRGSAFTLTMSRINLRIREQLFSSLLRQDLTFFQETKTGELNSRLSSDTKLMSCWLPLNANVFLRSLVQVLGLYGFMLSLSPRLTLLSLLELPLTIAAEKVYNARHQAVLQEVQDAVAKAGQVVREAVGGLQTVRSFGAEEQEVCRYKEALERCRQLWWRRDLEQALYLLLRRTLHLAMQVLLLNCGLQQILAGDLTRGGLLSFLLYQEDVGSHVQTVVYMFGDMLSNVGAAEKVFYYLDRKPNLPPPGTLAPPTLRGLVEFQDVSFAYPSHPNQPVLKGLTFTLRPGQMTALVGPNGSGKSTVAALLQNLYQPTGGQVLLDGVPISQYEHHYLHQQVVLVGQEPVLFSGSVRDNIAYGLKSCSDDKVMAAAQAARADEFIKEMEHGLSTDVGEKGSQLAVGEKQRLAIARALVRDPQVLILDEATSALDVECEQALQDWRSRGDRTVLVIAHRLQTVQSADQILVLRQGELQEHGRLPEGQDLCSLVQQSWRTESPETLDPSRDHLSDPE; this is translated from the exons ATGCGGCTCTCTGACCTGAGACCCTGGGCTTCCCTGCTGCTGGCGGACTCGGCCTTACTCTGGCTGCTGCGGGGGCCTCTGGGGGCCCTGCTTCCCCCAGGGCTTCTAGGCCTGTGGCTGGAGGGCGCCTTGCGACTTGGAGGGCTTTGGTGGCTGCTAAGGCTGGGGGGGCTGCTGGGATTTGTGGGAGCACTGCTGCCCCCCTTCTGCCTGGTGACCCCCCTGTTTCTCTCCCTGAGGGCCCTCGTCCCAGGGGCCTTGAGTGCTCCCCCGGCCAGAGTGGCTTCAGCCTCTTGGAGCTGGCTGCTGCTGGGCTCCGGGGCTGCAGGACTGAGCTGGGCGGTGTGGGCTGTGTTGGGTGCCCCAGGACCCCAGGAGAGGGAGCGGGACCAGGAGAACAACAGAGCCTTTATGTGGAGGTTGCTGCAGCTCTCCAGGCCAGACCTGCCTCTCCTGGCTGCCGCCTTCTTCTTCCTGGTCCTTGCCGTGTTGG GTGAGACATTAATCCCTTACTATTCTGGTCGTGTGATTGACATCCTGGGAGGTGATTTTGACCCGGATGCCTTTGTCAGTGCCATCTTTTTCATGTGTCTCTTCTCTGTTGGCAG CTCACTGTCTGCTGGCTGCCGAGGAAGCGCCTTCACCCTCACCATGTCCAGAATCAACCTGCGGATCCGGGAGCAGCTTTTCTCCTCCCTCTTGCGCCAGGACCTCACTTTCTTCCAGGAGACTAAGACAG GGGAGCTGAATTCGCGGCTGAGCTCGGATACCAAACTGATGAGTTGCTGGCTTCCTCTTAATGCCAATGTGTTTCTGCGAAGCCTGGTGCAAGTGCTGGGACTGTACGGCTTCATGCTCAGCCTGTCTCCTCGACtcaccctcctctctctgcttgaGCTGCCTCTCACAATAGCGGCTGAGAAGGTGTACAATGCCCGCCATCAG GCAGTGCTTCAGGAGGTCCAGGACGCAGTGGCGAAAGCAGGGCAGGTGGTGCGGGAAGCAGTTGGAGGGCTTCAGACCGTGCGCAGTTTTGGGGCCGAGGAGCAAGAAGTCTGTCGCTATAAGGAGGCCCTTGAACGATGCAGGCAGCTGTGGTGGCGACGAGACCTGGAACAGGCCCTCTACCTGCTCTTAAGGAGG ACGCTGCACTTGGCAATGCAGGTGCTCTTGCTGAACTGTGGGCTGCAGCAGATCCTGGCCGGGGACCTCACCCGGGGCGGGCTGCTCTCCTTTCTGCTCTACCAGGAGGACGTGGGCTCCCACGTGCAA ACCGTGGTATACATGTTTGGGGATATGCTGAGCAACGTGGGGGCTGCGGAGAAGGTTTTCTACTACCTGGACAGAAAGCCAAACCTGCCTCCCCCTGGGACACTGGCCCCGCCCACTCTGCGGGGGCTGGTGGAATTCCAAGACGTCTCCTTTGCATATCCCAGTCACCCCAACCAGCCAGTGCTCAAG GGTCTGACGTTCACCCTACGTCCTGGTCAGATGACCGCACTGGTGGGGCCCAATGGGTCTGGGAAGAGCACGGTGGCTGCCCTGCTGCAGAACCTGTACCAGCCCACTGGGGGGCAGGTGCTGCTGGACGGGGTGCCCATCTCCCAGTATGAACACCACTACCTGCACcagcag GTGGTTTTGGTTGGGCAGGAGCCTGTGCTGTTCTCGGGTTCCGTGAGGGACAACATTGCTTACGGGCTGAAGAGCTGCAGTGATGATAAGGTGATGGCTGCTGCCCAGGCTGCCAGGGCAGATGAGTTCATAAAAGAAATGGAGCATGGACTCTCTACAG ATGTCGGGGAGAAAGGGAGCCAGTTGGCTGTGGGAGAGAAGCAACGTCTGGCCATTGCCCGGGCCCTCGTGCGGGACCCACAGGTCCTTATCCTGGATGAAGCCACCAGTGCCTTGGACGTGGAGTGTGAGCAGGCC CTGCAGGACTGGAGGTCCCGCGGGGACCGCACGGTGCTGGTGATCGCTCACCGGCTGCAGACGGTTCAGAGCGCCGACCAGATCCTGGTGCTGAGGCAGGGGGAGCTGCAGGAGCACGGCCGGCTCCCGGAGGGGCAGGACCTCTGCTCCCTGGTGCAGCAGAGCTGGAGGACTGAGAGCCCGGAGACACTGGACCCTTCTCGTGACCATCTGAGTGACCCCGAGTAG
- the PSMB8 gene encoding proteasome subunit beta type-8 — protein sequence MALLDVCGATRGQLEDWAVPAAGSRHRSDPGHYSFSMRSPELALPRGMQPTEFFQSLGGNGGRNVQIEMAHGTTTLAFKFQHGVIVAVDSRASAGNYISDFMVNKVIEINPYLLGTMSGCAADCQYWERLLAKECRLYYLRNGERISVSAASKLLSNMMCQYRGMGLSMGSMICGWDKKGPGLYYVNENGTRLSGSIFSTGSGNTYAYGVMDSGYLPNLSIEEAYDLGRRAIVHATHRDSYSGGVVNMYHMKEDGWVKAESTDVSDLMHQYREASQ from the exons ATGGCGCTGCTGGATGTGTGCGGAGCCACCCGAGGGCAGCTGGAGGACTGGGCTGTCCCCGCCGCGGGGAGCCGGCATCGCTCGGACCCTGGTCACTACAGTTTCTCTATGCGATCTCCAGAGCTCGCCCTCCCACGGGGAATGCAG CCCACTGAGTTCTTCCAGTCCCTGGGTGGGAACGGAGGAAGGAACGTTCAGATTGAGATGGCTCATGGCACCACCACCCTCGCCTTCAAGTTCCAGCATGGGGTGATTGTGGCCGTGGATTCTCGGGCCTCGGCTGGGAATTACATAA GCGACTTTATGGTGAACAAGGTGATTGAGATTAACCCTTACCTGCTTGGCACCATGTCTGGCTGTGCAGCGGACTGTCAGTACTGGGAGCGTCTGCTAGCCAAGGAGTGCAG GCTGTACTATCTGCGGAATGGGGAGCGGATCTCAGTGTCAGCAGCCTCCAAACTGCTCTCCAACATGATGTGCCAGTACCGGGGCATGGGCCTCTCCATGGGCAGTATGATCTGTGGCTGGGACAAGAAG GGACCTGGACTCTACTATGTGAATGAAAATGGGACACGGCTCTCAGGAAGTATATTCTCCACTGGTAGCGGGAACACCTATGCCTATGGGGTCATGGACAGCGGCTATCTGCCCAATCTCAGCATCGAAGAGGCCTATGACCTCGGCCGAAGGGCTATCGTTCATGCCACCCACCGCGACAGCTATTCTGGAGGTGTTGTCAACA TGTACCACATGAAGGAAGATGGCTGGGTGAAAGCGGAAAGTACGGATGTCAGTGACCTGATGCATCAGTACCGGGAGGCCAGTCAGTGA
- the TAP1 gene encoding antigen peptide transporter 1: MAGSGSPALCGCLCLSRASLAWLGTTLLLLVDWVLLRPALPQLSSLLVPPELPLLRVWVVGLSRWAVLWLGARGVLRTAIGFQEEKATVQGWLAALEPLAAALALALPGLASFRQLRSGDADSTQLLHWGSRLNAFALSYTAALPAAALWHKPRNLSEQKGHGGSGVAVRRLLGCLGSEIRCLPLILILVLLSSLGEMAVPFFTGRLTDWILEDQAGAAFIQNITLMSILTIASAVLEFVGDALYNSTMGRVHSHLQGEVFRAVLRQETEFFQKNQTGAITSRVTEDTSTVSESLSSDLSLVLWYFVRGLCLLGLMLWASPFLTIVTLAILPLLFILPKKLGKWHKELAVQVQEALAKSSEVAIEVLSAMFTVRSFANEEGEAQKFRQKLQEMKTLNQKEALAYAVDLWITSISGMLLKVGILYFGGQLVTSGAVSSGHLVTFVLYQIQFTIAVQVLLSTYPRVQKAVGSSEEIFEYLDRIPRCPTSGVLTSLNLGGVVQFQDVSFAYPNRPDVPVLQGLTFTLRPGEVMALVGPNGSGKSTVAALLQNLYQPTRGQVLLDGKPLPQYEHCYLHRQVAAVGQEPQLFGRSFQENIAYGLIQKPTMEEITAVAKESGAHSFISELPHGYNTEVGEAGSQLSGGQRQAVALARALIRKPHVLILDDATSALDASSQARVEQLLYESPERYSRSVLFITQRLSSVEKADHILFLEGGTIIEAGTHQQLMENKGRYCTMVQAPGGSGALE; the protein is encoded by the exons ATGGCCGGCTCGGGGTCCCCCGCACTCTGCGGGTGTCTCTGCCTCTCCCGAGCTTCCCTCGCCTGGCTTGGGACCACGCTGCTGCTTCTCGTCGACTGGGTGCTGCTCCGGCCGGCCCTGCCCCAGTTGTCCTCCCTGCTGGTGCCTCCTGAGTTGCCGCTGCTCCGGGTCTGGGTGGTGGGCCTGAGCCGCTGGGCTGTGCTGTGGCTCGGGGCCCGCGGGGTCCTCAGGACAGCGATTggctttcaggaagaaaaagcaaCAGTCCAAGGATGGCTGGCTGCTTTGGAGCCACTGGCGGCGGCGCTGGCCTTGGCCCTGCCGGGACTTGCCTCGTTCCGTCAGCTGAGATCAGGGGACGCAGACAGCACCCAGCTCCTGCACTGGGGAAGTCGCCTCAACGCCTTCGCCCTCAGCTACACAGCAGCACTGCCCGCGGCTGCCCTGTGGCATAAACCCAGGAACCTTTCGGAACAAAAAGGTCACGGGGGTTCTGGAGTGGCGGTGAGGCGGCTTCTGGGCTGCCTGGGCTCAGAGATACGCTGCCTCCCGCTCATTCTAATCCTGGTGCTCCTCTCCAGTCTTG gggagatGGCTGTGCCATTCTTCACGGGCCGTCTCACTGACTGGATTCTAGAAGACCAGGCAGGCGCTGCCTTCATTCAAAACATAACTCTCATGTCCATCCTCACCATAGCCAG tGCAGTGCTAGAGTTTGTGGGCGATGCACTCTACAACAGCACCATGGGCCGCGTGCACAGCCACTTACAGGGAGAGGTGTTTCGGGCCGTCCTGCGCCAGGAAACTGAGTTTTTTCAAAAGAACCAAACAG GTGCCATCACATCTCGGGTGACAGAGGACACGTCCACCGTGAGTGAGTCTCTGAGTTCAGACCTGAGCCTCGTGCTGTGGTACTTCGTGAGGGGATTGTGTCTCTTGGGGCTTATGCTCTGGGCGTCACCATTCCTTACCATAGTCACCCTGGCCATCCTGCCACTGCTTTTCATTCTGCCTAAGAAGCTGGGAAAATGGCACAAG GAGCTGGCAGTGCAGGTGCAGGAAGCTCTGGCAAAGTCCAGCGAGGTGGCCATTGAGGTTCTGTCAGCAATGTTTACAGTCCGGAGCTTTGCCAACGAAGAGGGTGAGGCCCAGAAGTTCAGGCAAAAGCTGCAGGAAATGAAGACACTCAACCAGAAGGAGGCCCTGGCCTATGCGGTCGATCTCTGGATCACCAGT ATCTCAGGGATGCTGCTGAAGGTGGGAATCCTGTATTTCGGCGGGCAGCTGGTGACAAGTGGGGCTGTGAGCAGTGGGCACCTTGTCACATTTGTTCTCTACCAGATCCAGTTTACCATAGCTGTTCAG GTACTGCTGTCCACCTACCCCAGGGTACAGAAGGCTGTGGGCTCCTCAGAGGAAATATTTGAATACCTGGACCGGATCCCTCGCTGCCCAACAAGTGGTGTATTGACTTCCTTAAACCTCGGGGGCGTTGTCCAGTTCCAGGATGTCTCCTTCGCCTACCCTAACCGTCCGGATGTCCCGGTGCTGCAG GGGCTGACATTCACCCTACGTCCTGGTGAGGTGATGGCACTGGTGGGGCCCAATGGGTCTGGGAAGAGCACGGTGGCTGCCCTGCTGCAGAATCTGTACCAGCCCACCAGGGGGCAGGTGCTGCTGGACGGGAAGCCCCTTCCCCAATATGAGCACTGCTACCTGCACAGACAG GTGGCTGCAGTGGGACAGGAGCCCCAGCTATTTGGAAGAAGTTTTCAAGAAAATATTGCCTATGGCCTGATCCAGAAGCCAACTATGGAGGAAATCACAGCTGTTGCAAAGGAGTCTGGAGCCCACAGTTTCATCTCTGAACTCCCTCACGGCTACAACACAG AGGTAGGTGAGGCTGGGAGCCAGCTATCAGGGGGTCAGCGGCAGGCAGTGGCCTTGGCTCGAGCACTGATCCGGAAACCACACGTACTCATCCTGGATGATGCGACCAGTGCCCTAGATGCAAGCAGCCAGGCACGG GTGGAGCAGCTCCTGTATGAAAGCCCTGAGCGGTACTCTCGGTCTGTGCTTTTCATCACCCAGCGCCTCAGCTCTGTGGAGAAGGCTGACCACATCCTCTTTCTTGAAGGAGGCACCATCATTGAGGCGGGAACCCACCAGCAGCTCATGGAGAATAAGGGACGCTATTGTACCATGGTGCAGGCTCCTGGTGGGTCTGGTGCTCTGGAATGA
- the PSMB9 gene encoding proteasome subunit beta type-9 has protein sequence MLLAGARTGDLPRAGEVHTGTTIMAVEFDGGVVVGSDSRVSAGQAVVNRVFDKLSPLHQRIYCALSGSAADAQAIADTAAYQLELHGMELEEPPLVLAAANVVRNITYKYREDLSAHLMVAGWDQREGGQVYGTMGGMLIRQPFAIGGSGSTYIYGYVDAAYKPGMSPEECRRFTTNAIALAMNRDGSSGGVIYLVTITAAGVDHRVILGNELPKFYDE, from the exons ATGCTGCTGGCCGGAGCACGCACCGGGGATTTACCTCGGGCCGGAGAAGTCCACACTGGG ACAACCATCATGGCAGTAGagtttgacgggggcgtggtggTGGGATCTGATTCCCGGGTGTCGGCAGG ACAGGCGGTGGTAAACCGAGTGTTTGACAAGCTGTCGCCCCTGCACCAGCGTATCTACTGTGCTCTCTCTGGCTCAGCTGCTGATGCCCAGGCCATAGCTGACACGGCCGCCTACCAGCTGGAGCTCCATGG GATGGAACTGGAAGAACCTCCACTTGTTCTGGCTGCTGCAAACGTGGTAAGGAATATCACCTATAAATACCGGGAGGACCTGTCCGCACATCTCATGGTAGCTGGCTGGGACCAACGTGAAGGGGGCCAG GTATACGGAACCATGGGAGGAATGCTGATTCGACAGCCCTTTGCCATTGGTGGCTCGGGCAGCACCTATATCTACGGTTATGTGGATGCAGCGTATAAACCAGGCATGTCCCCTGAGGAGTGCAGACGCTTCACCACGAACG CTATTGCTCTGGCCATGAACCGGGATGGCTCTAGTGGGGGTGTCATCTACCTGGTCACCATTACAGCTGCTGGTGTGGACCATCGAGTGATCTTGGGCAATGAGCTGCCGAAATTCTATGACGAGTGA